A genomic region of Pontibaca methylaminivorans contains the following coding sequences:
- a CDS encoding accessory factor UbiK family protein, whose protein sequence is MHTRNKIFDDISQLMTSAAGVAQGAREEAETAMKSLIERWLADRDLITREEFEAVRLMAEKAREENARLEARIATLEARR, encoded by the coding sequence ATGCACACGCGTAACAAGATATTCGACGACATCTCGCAGCTCATGACCAGCGCCGCCGGCGTGGCGCAGGGCGCGCGCGAAGAGGCCGAGACGGCGATGAAATCGCTGATCGAACGCTGGCTGGCCGATCGCGACCTGATCACCCGCGAGGAATTCGAGGCGGTGCGCCTTATGGCCGAGAAGGCCCGCGAGGAAAACGCCCGGCTCGAGGCCCGGATCGCCACGCTCGAAGCGCGGCGCTGA
- a CDS encoding DNA polymerase IV, translating to MQSLCRDCFDCSATGPRCPACGSRRVLRHPELFELGIAHMDCDAFYASVEKRDNPALADKPVIIGGGNRGVVLTACYVARIRGVRSAMPMFRARKLCPDAVVLKPRMALYAEVSREIRAMMAALTPAVEPLSLDEAFLDLTGTSRLHGAPPAVVLAQLVRRMREELGVTGSIGLSHNKFLAKIASDLDKPHGFSVIGKAETAGFLRDRPVSLIWGVGPATQAALDRAGIRDFADLLRWDRSELVARFGAAGNRLWHLARGEDSRPVRADAPIKSISNETTFDADTGARDILDGHLWKMAEKVSDRAKARDLAGRVVTLKLKRADHSILTRRQSLEEATQMADTIYRRARHLLDQVGDPGPFRLLGCGLSDLVPADQADKSGDLLDPGAAQRCRAERASDSIRDRFGPGAIRKGRGLP from the coding sequence ATGCAGTCCCTGTGCCGCGACTGTTTCGACTGTTCGGCGACCGGCCCGCGTTGCCCGGCCTGCGGCAGCCGCCGTGTCCTGCGTCATCCCGAACTGTTCGAACTCGGCATCGCGCATATGGATTGCGACGCCTTTTATGCGTCGGTCGAAAAGCGCGACAATCCCGCCCTGGCCGACAAGCCGGTGATCATCGGCGGCGGGAATCGCGGCGTGGTGCTGACCGCCTGCTATGTGGCCCGTATCCGCGGTGTCCGCTCGGCCATGCCGATGTTCCGCGCACGAAAGCTCTGCCCCGATGCGGTGGTGCTGAAACCGCGCATGGCGCTTTATGCCGAGGTCAGCCGCGAAATCCGTGCCATGATGGCCGCGCTCACCCCCGCGGTCGAGCCGCTCTCGCTGGACGAGGCGTTTCTGGACCTGACCGGCACCAGCCGCCTGCACGGCGCGCCGCCCGCCGTGGTGCTGGCGCAGCTCGTGCGGCGCATGCGCGAGGAGCTCGGCGTCACCGGCTCGATCGGGCTCAGCCACAATAAGTTTCTGGCCAAGATCGCTTCGGACCTCGACAAGCCGCATGGATTTTCCGTGATCGGGAAGGCCGAGACCGCCGGTTTCCTGCGTGACAGGCCGGTGAGCCTGATCTGGGGCGTCGGCCCGGCGACGCAGGCCGCGCTCGACCGCGCCGGCATCCGCGATTTCGCCGACCTCCTGCGCTGGGACCGCAGCGAACTCGTCGCCCGGTTCGGAGCGGCGGGCAACCGGCTCTGGCACCTGGCGCGGGGCGAGGATTCGCGCCCGGTCCGCGCCGATGCGCCGATCAAGTCGATCTCGAACGAAACCACCTTCGACGCAGACACGGGCGCGCGCGACATTCTTGACGGGCATCTCTGGAAGATGGCGGAAAAGGTCAGCGACCGGGCCAAGGCGCGCGACCTTGCGGGCCGGGTGGTCACGCTCAAGCTCAAGCGCGCCGATCATTCGATCCTGACCCGGCGCCAGTCGCTGGAAGAGGCGACGCAGATGGCCGACACGATCTATCGCCGGGCGCGGCATCTGCTGGATCAGGTCGGGGATCCGGGACCGTTCCGGCTGCTTGGCTGCGGGCTTTCCGATCTCGTCCCGGCGGATCAGGCCGACAAGTCGGGCGATCTGCTCGACCCCGGCGCGGCGCAGCGGTGCCGCGCGGAACGGGCCAGCGATTCGATCCGCGACCGCTTCGGCCCGGGCGCGATCCGCAAGGGCCGCGGCCTGCCCTGA
- a CDS encoding type III secretion system chaperone family protein: protein MALYESYIESEFHPIDIAEQMAAQQEWQFERLGDDQIAMVIEAQWRSYSITLDWSACEESLRLVCSFEMDPPEERLGGLNELLNGINSTCWSGTFSYWAAERLMVYRYGLVLSGGQVASPEQIDTMIRAAVQSAERYYPAIQLLVWSNRSPREAMQVAMAEAYGHA from the coding sequence ATGGCCTTGTATGAATCCTATATCGAATCGGAATTTCATCCGATCGACATTGCCGAGCAGATGGCCGCGCAGCAGGAGTGGCAGTTCGAGCGGCTGGGCGACGACCAGATCGCGATGGTGATCGAGGCGCAATGGCGCAGCTATTCGATCACGCTCGACTGGTCCGCCTGCGAGGAAAGCCTGCGCCTGGTCTGCAGCTTCGAGATGGACCCGCCCGAAGAGCGGCTCGGCGGGCTGAACGAATTGCTGAACGGGATCAATTCGACCTGCTGGAGCGGCACCTTCAGCTACTGGGCGGCCGAGCGGCTCATGGTCTATCGCTATGGCCTTGTGCTGAGCGGCGGGCAGGTGGCGAGCCCCGAACAGATCGACACCATGATCCGTGCCGCCGTGCAGAGCGCCGAGCGCTATTATCCGGCGATCCAGCTTCTGGTCTGGAGCAACCGTTCACCGCGCGAGGCGATGCAGGTCGCCATGGCCGAAGCCTACGGACACGCATGA
- the pyrF gene encoding orotidine-5'-phosphate decarboxylase gives MTDERLIVALDLPDALRALSLVERIGDACSFYKIGLGMLTGGGLALANELKQEHGKRIFLDMKLFDIGATIEAAVRGLAGFDLDFLTVHGDPHVVEAARRGAEGSNMKILAVTILTSLDRADLDAAMIRPGAIGDLVCERAGRAFAAGADGVIASPQEAALIRALPLARDRLIVTPGVRPADSAKGDQKRTATPADAIAAGADHIVVGRPVWQAPDPRAAARQILDEMRSAPD, from the coding sequence ATGACCGATGAGCGCCTGATCGTCGCCCTTGACCTGCCGGATGCGCTCCGCGCGCTTTCGCTGGTCGAGCGGATCGGCGATGCCTGCAGCTTCTACAAGATCGGGCTCGGGATGCTGACCGGCGGCGGGCTCGCGCTCGCCAACGAACTCAAGCAGGAGCACGGCAAGCGTATCTTCCTCGACATGAAGCTTTTCGACATCGGCGCCACGATCGAGGCGGCGGTGCGCGGACTGGCCGGTTTCGATCTGGATTTCCTGACCGTCCACGGCGATCCGCATGTGGTCGAGGCCGCAAGGCGGGGCGCCGAGGGCAGCAACATGAAGATCCTCGCGGTGACCATTCTCACTTCGCTCGACCGGGCCGATCTCGACGCGGCCATGATCCGCCCCGGCGCGATCGGGGATCTGGTCTGCGAACGCGCCGGGCGCGCCTTTGCCGCCGGGGCCGACGGGGTCATCGCCTCACCGCAGGAGGCCGCCCTGATCCGCGCCCTGCCGCTGGCGCGGGACCGGCTCATCGTCACCCCCGGAGTGCGTCCCGCCGACAGTGCCAAGGGTGATCAGAAGCGCACGGCGACGCCGGCAGACGCGATCGCGGCAGGGGCCGATCACATCGTCGTCGGCCGCCCGGTCTGGCAGGCGCCCGACCCCCGTGCCGCCGCCCGGCAGATCCTGGACGAGATGCGATCAGCCCCTGATTGA
- a CDS encoding DUF3775 domain-containing protein, protein MEISPQKVVQVALMAREIGRSEPELRAFIERMDEDEQAELVAIMWIGRGSFDADELDEAITTAQQEATTPCADYLLGSPHLPDHLENGLDALGISPGDEEDDLM, encoded by the coding sequence ATGGAAATTTCTCCGCAGAAGGTGGTGCAGGTGGCGCTCATGGCGCGCGAGATCGGACGGTCGGAGCCGGAGCTGCGCGCCTTTATCGAACGTATGGACGAGGACGAGCAGGCCGAGCTTGTCGCGATCATGTGGATCGGGCGCGGCAGTTTCGATGCCGATGAACTGGACGAGGCGATCACGACCGCGCAGCAGGAGGCCACCACGCCCTGCGCGGATTACCTTCTGGGGAGCCCGCACCTTCCCGATCACCTGGAAAACGGGCTCGATGCGCTGGGGATTTCCCCGGGCGACGAGGAAGATGATCTGATGTAG
- a CDS encoding N-formylglutamate amidohydrolase translates to MSTAAFHLIQPVHLRTGVVFASPHSGSTYTAEFLRASRLDEHAIRSSEDAFVDRLFASAPEFGAPLLSAAMPRAYVDLNRASDELDPDLIEGVRRFWHNPRVASGLGVIPRVVANGRAIYSRKISLKEAGARIERYWHPYHAQLQALLTAAQARFGQAILIDCHSMPHEAMDGAVRPDQRRPQIVLGDRFGASADGGIVDRIEAAFVRAGLAVTRNAPFAGAYVAQTYGNPQLRQHVVQIEIDRALYMDERSIRPNADFDGFCNLLRGVIGDITRIGRDEMPLAAE, encoded by the coding sequence ATGAGCACCGCCGCATTCCACCTGATTCAGCCGGTTCATCTGCGCACGGGCGTGGTGTTCGCCTCTCCTCACAGCGGCAGCACCTATACGGCGGAGTTCCTGCGCGCAAGCCGGCTGGATGAACATGCGATCCGCTCCTCCGAGGATGCTTTCGTCGATCGTCTTTTTGCCAGCGCGCCGGAGTTCGGCGCCCCGCTGCTGAGCGCCGCCATGCCGCGCGCCTATGTCGATCTGAACCGCGCGAGCGATGAACTCGACCCGGATCTGATCGAGGGGGTTCGCCGTTTCTGGCACAATCCGCGCGTCGCGTCGGGGCTCGGGGTGATTCCGCGCGTGGTGGCGAACGGGCGGGCGATCTACAGCCGCAAGATTTCTCTCAAGGAGGCGGGCGCGCGGATCGAGCGCTACTGGCACCCCTATCACGCACAGTTGCAGGCATTGCTGACCGCGGCCCAGGCAAGGTTCGGCCAGGCGATCCTGATCGACTGCCACTCGATGCCGCACGAGGCCATGGACGGGGCCGTCCGGCCGGATCAGCGGCGGCCGCAGATCGTTCTTGGCGACCGTTTCGGCGCCTCGGCCGACGGCGGGATCGTGGACCGGATCGAGGCGGCCTTTGTCCGCGCCGGCCTGGCCGTGACGCGCAATGCGCCCTTTGCCGGAGCATATGTCGCGCAGACCTACGGCAATCCGCAGCTCCGCCAGCATGTGGTGCAGATCGAGATCGATCGCGCGCTTTACATGGACGAGCGGTCCATCCGCCCGAATGCGGATTTCGACGGGTTCTGCAACCTGCTGCGCGGCGTGATCGGGGACATCACCCGCATCGGCCGGGACGAGATGCCGCTGGCTGCCGAATGA
- a CDS encoding tRNA-binding protein — MAEISFDDFLKIDVRVGEITRAEPFPEARKPAFKLWIDFGGEIGERRSSAQITAHYTPEALVGKQVLAVVNFPPRQIGPVRSEVLVLGLPDQAGEVVLVGPDGPVPIGGRLH, encoded by the coding sequence ATGGCTGAAATTTCCTTTGACGATTTCCTCAAGATCGATGTGCGCGTGGGCGAGATCACCCGCGCCGAGCCCTTTCCCGAGGCGCGCAAACCCGCGTTCAAGCTCTGGATCGACTTCGGCGGCGAAATCGGCGAGCGGCGGTCGTCGGCGCAGATCACCGCGCATTACACGCCCGAGGCGCTGGTCGGTAAGCAGGTGCTTGCGGTGGTGAATTTCCCGCCGCGCCAGATCGGCCCGGTGCGGTCCGAGGTTCTCGTGCTGGGGCTGCCGGATCAGGCCGGCGAGGTGGTGCTGGTCGGGCCCGACGGCCCGGTGCCGATCGGCGGGCGGCTGCACTGA
- the ykgO gene encoding type B 50S ribosomal protein L36, giving the protein MKVRNSLRSLKNRHRDCRVVRRKGRVYVINKTQRRFKARQG; this is encoded by the coding sequence ATGAAGGTTCGAAATTCGCTCCGCTCGCTCAAGAACCGCCATCGCGACTGCCGTGTGGTGCGTCGCAAGGGCCGCGTTTACGTGATCAACAAGACCCAGCGCCGCTTCAAGGCCCGTCAGGGCTGA
- the proC gene encoding pyrroline-5-carboxylate reductase: MGMDDIARRGLVLFGCGHMGSAMLKGWLARGLAPQAITVIDHNPSDWLQAQEVRLNGALPEDPAAVVIAVKPQGMFDSLPAIARYGAAEGAGRSLVITVAAGIPLVAYERALGAETPLVRAMPNMPSSIGRGVTAIIGNAATDAAGLGMAEALLAAVGAVVRLEDESQMDAVTAVSGSGPAYVFHLIDTLAAAGEAEGLSRDLALQLALGTVAGAGELAQRADESPAELRAGVASPGGTTEAALRVLMDDEGGLGPVMKRAVAAAARRSRELADG, encoded by the coding sequence ATGGGCATGGATGATATCGCCCGGCGCGGGCTGGTGCTGTTCGGCTGCGGCCATATGGGCTCGGCCATGCTGAAGGGCTGGCTGGCGCGCGGGCTGGCACCGCAGGCGATCACGGTCATCGACCATAACCCCTCCGACTGGCTGCAGGCGCAGGAGGTGCGCCTCAACGGCGCGCTGCCCGAGGATCCGGCGGCTGTGGTGATCGCGGTCAAGCCGCAGGGCATGTTCGATTCACTGCCGGCGATCGCGCGCTATGGCGCGGCAGAGGGGGCGGGGCGCAGCCTTGTGATCACGGTCGCCGCCGGGATTCCGCTGGTGGCCTACGAGCGGGCGCTGGGCGCGGAAACGCCGCTGGTGCGTGCCATGCCGAACATGCCGTCGTCGATCGGGCGCGGCGTGACCGCGATCATCGGCAATGCGGCGACCGACGCGGCGGGGCTTGGCATGGCCGAGGCGCTGCTGGCGGCGGTCGGGGCCGTGGTGCGGCTCGAGGATGAATCGCAGATGGATGCGGTCACGGCGGTGAGCGGTTCGGGCCCGGCCTATGTGTTCCATCTGATCGACACGCTTGCCGCTGCGGGCGAGGCCGAGGGGCTGTCGCGTGACCTTGCGCTGCAACTGGCGCTGGGCACGGTCGCCGGCGCCGGGGAACTCGCGCAGCGGGCCGATGAAAGCCCGGCGGAGCTTCGCGCCGGTGTGGCCAGCCCGGGCGGGACGACCGAAGCCGCGCTTCGGGTTCTGATGGACGACGAAGGCGGGCTTGGGCCGGTGATGAAACGCGCGGTCGCCGCGGCGGCCCGGCGCAGCAGGGAACTGGCGGATGGCTGA
- a CDS encoding histidine phosphatase family protein has protein sequence MFHITLVRHGQANTQARDEVEYDRLSELGHRQSGWLGDHLRDSDHDHPRFYTGSMQRHLETAGSMALAADSIADPRLNELEYFTLSRLMQEQHDLPLPAAREDFIAHLPQVFTAWHDGIIEGAPETFAAFESRVREALDDIAAGNGPALVVTSGGVIAIAMRLMMDLNIATTARLALSIMNTSMHRLLPIGAVLSPVLFNSVPHLGLPDRHFARTHF, from the coding sequence ATGTTCCACATCACGCTCGTGCGTCATGGTCAAGCCAATACGCAGGCGCGCGACGAAGTCGAATACGACCGCCTGAGCGAACTCGGACACCGGCAGTCCGGCTGGCTCGGAGACCACCTGCGCGACTCGGACCACGACCATCCCCGGTTCTACACCGGCTCGATGCAGCGCCATCTGGAGACCGCAGGGAGCATGGCGCTCGCCGCCGACAGCATCGCCGATCCGCGGCTGAACGAACTCGAATATTTCACCCTCTCGCGCCTCATGCAGGAACAGCACGATTTGCCCCTGCCGGCCGCGCGCGAGGATTTCATCGCCCACCTGCCGCAGGTCTTCACCGCCTGGCATGACGGCATCATCGAGGGCGCGCCCGAAACCTTTGCCGCGTTTGAGTCCCGCGTGCGCGAGGCGCTCGACGACATCGCCGCCGGCAACGGGCCCGCCCTCGTCGTCACCTCGGGCGGCGTGATCGCCATCGCCATGCGGCTGATGATGGACCTCAACATCGCCACCACGGCGCGGCTTGCGCTTTCGATCATGAACACCTCGATGCACCGGCTGCTGCCGATCGGCGCCGTGCTCTCGCCGGTGCTGTTCAACTCCGTGCCCCATCTCGGCCTGCCCGACCGCCATTTCGCCCGCACCCATTTCTAG
- the carB gene encoding carbamoyl-phosphate synthase large subunit translates to MPKRTDITSIMIIGAGPIVIGQACEFDYSGAQACKALREEGYRVILVNSNPATIMTDPELADATYIEPITPEIVAKIIEKERPDALLPTMGGQTGLNTALALDDMGVLEKYGVELIGARRDAIAKAEDRKLFREAMERIGLENPRATIVTAPTRPDGRKDLDTGLAEATRILDEIGLPAIIRPAFTLGGTGGGVAYNRDDYLYYCRGGMDASPTGQILVDESLLGWKEYEMEVIRDEADNAIIICSIENIDPMGVHTGDSITVAPALTLTDKEYQIMRDASLAVMREIGVETGGSNVQFAVNPADGRMVVIEMNPRVSRSSALASKATGFPIAKIAAKLAVGYTLDELENDMTRVTPASFEPVIDYVVTKIPKFTFEKFPGSRPELSTSMKSVGEVMAIGRSFHESLQKALVSMESGLTGLDEVDIPGAPDRAAIIKAISVPTPERLRTIAQAMRHGLSDSEIHDVTMFDPWFLARLREIVETEDRVRETGLPQDEAGLRALKQMGFSDARLARLGGQQEGDIRRARRALGIHAVFKHIDTCAGEFEAQNPYLYSCYETPAISAGADGGGDVECEARPSERKKVVILGGGPNRIGQGIEFDYCCCHACFALSKAGFETIMVNCNPETVSTDYDTSDRLYFEPLTFEHVMEILRVEQERGALHGVIVQFGGQTPLKLAQALATEGIPILGTTPDMIDLAEDRERFQKLVQDLGLKQPRNGIASSHAQALEIAEGLGFPLVIRPSYVLGGRAMEIVRDRAQLERYIDEAVVVSGDSPVLLDSYLSGAVELDVDALCDGTDVHVAGIMQHIEEAGVHSGDSACSLPPHSLPRDIIDRIKVQTEALAHALNVVGLMNVQFAVKDDDIYLIEVNPRASRTVPFVAKATDSAIAAIAARIMAGEKLADFPMRPPYATDQDYDTPLPLADPMTLADPDMPWFSVKEAVLPFARFPGVDTILGPEMRSTGEVMGWDRDFPRAFLKAQMAAGMPLPSGGRAFISIRDADKTALMLEAATILTGLGFELVATRGTQGWLAENGISCGTVNKVYEGRPHIVDMLKDGEVQLVMNSTEGAQAVEDSRGIRSVALYDKIPYFTTAAASHAAALAIKAQAEGNVGVKALQG, encoded by the coding sequence ATGCCGAAGCGAACCGACATCACGTCGATCATGATCATCGGTGCAGGCCCCATCGTCATCGGCCAGGCCTGCGAATTCGACTATTCCGGCGCCCAGGCCTGCAAGGCCCTGCGCGAAGAGGGCTATCGGGTGATTCTCGTCAACTCGAACCCGGCCACGATCATGACCGACCCGGAACTGGCCGACGCCACCTATATCGAGCCGATCACGCCCGAAATCGTCGCCAAGATCATCGAAAAGGAACGTCCCGACGCATTGCTGCCGACCATGGGCGGGCAGACCGGGCTGAACACGGCACTGGCGCTCGACGATATGGGCGTGCTCGAGAAATACGGGGTCGAACTGATCGGCGCGCGCCGCGACGCGATTGCGAAGGCCGAAGACCGCAAGCTGTTCCGCGAGGCGATGGAGCGCATCGGGCTCGAAAATCCGCGCGCCACCATCGTCACGGCCCCGACCCGCCCCGACGGGCGCAAGGATCTCGACACCGGGCTCGCCGAAGCCACGAGAATCCTCGACGAGATCGGCCTGCCGGCGATCATCCGCCCCGCCTTCACCCTCGGCGGCACCGGCGGCGGCGTGGCCTATAACCGGGACGACTATCTCTATTACTGCCGGGGCGGCATGGATGCCTCGCCCACCGGGCAGATCCTGGTCGACGAAAGCCTGCTCGGCTGGAAGGAATACGAGATGGAGGTGATCCGCGACGAGGCGGACAACGCCATCATCATCTGCTCGATCGAGAACATCGACCCGATGGGCGTGCATACGGGCGATTCGATCACCGTCGCCCCCGCGCTCACGCTCACGGACAAGGAATACCAGATCATGCGCGACGCCTCGCTCGCGGTGATGCGCGAGATCGGGGTCGAAACCGGCGGGTCGAACGTGCAGTTCGCGGTAAACCCGGCCGACGGACGCATGGTGGTGATCGAGATGAACCCCCGCGTCAGCCGTTCCTCGGCTCTGGCCTCCAAGGCGACCGGATTTCCGATCGCCAAGATCGCGGCCAAGCTCGCCGTCGGTTATACGCTCGACGAGCTTGAAAACGACATGACCCGGGTCACGCCGGCCAGCTTCGAGCCGGTGATCGACTATGTCGTCACCAAGATCCCGAAGTTCACCTTCGAGAAATTCCCGGGCTCCAGGCCCGAACTCAGCACCTCGATGAAATCGGTGGGCGAGGTGATGGCGATCGGACGCAGCTTCCACGAATCCCTGCAGAAGGCGCTGGTGTCGATGGAATCGGGCCTGACCGGGCTCGACGAGGTCGACATCCCCGGCGCGCCCGACCGCGCCGCGATCATCAAGGCGATCTCGGTGCCGACGCCCGAGCGGCTGCGCACCATTGCCCAGGCCATGCGCCACGGGCTTTCCGACAGCGAAATCCACGACGTGACCATGTTCGACCCGTGGTTCCTCGCCCGGCTGCGCGAAATCGTCGAGACCGAGGACCGGGTCCGCGAGACCGGCCTGCCGCAGGACGAGGCCGGCCTGCGCGCGCTCAAGCAGATGGGGTTCAGCGACGCCCGCCTCGCCCGCCTCGGCGGGCAGCAGGAAGGCGACATCCGCCGCGCCCGCCGCGCGCTCGGCATCCACGCGGTGTTCAAGCATATCGACACCTGCGCCGGCGAATTCGAGGCGCAGAATCCCTATCTTTATTCGTGCTATGAGACCCCGGCCATCAGCGCCGGGGCGGACGGCGGGGGCGATGTCGAATGCGAGGCCCGCCCGAGCGAGCGCAAGAAGGTCGTGATCCTCGGCGGCGGCCCGAACCGGATCGGCCAGGGGATCGAGTTCGACTATTGCTGCTGCCACGCCTGTTTCGCGCTCAGCAAGGCCGGGTTCGAGACCATCATGGTCAACTGCAACCCGGAAACCGTCAGCACCGATTACGACACGTCGGACCGGCTCTATTTCGAGCCGCTGACCTTTGAGCACGTGATGGAAATCCTGCGGGTCGAACAGGAACGCGGCGCCCTGCACGGGGTGATCGTGCAGTTCGGCGGCCAGACCCCGCTCAAGCTCGCGCAGGCGCTCGCGACCGAGGGCATCCCGATCCTCGGCACCACGCCCGACATGATCGACCTTGCCGAGGACCGCGAGCGGTTCCAGAAACTCGTGCAGGATCTGGGACTGAAACAGCCCCGCAACGGCATCGCGTCGAGCCATGCGCAGGCGCTCGAGATCGCCGAGGGGCTCGGCTTCCCGCTGGTGATCCGCCCCTCATACGTTCTGGGCGGGCGCGCCATGGAGATCGTGCGCGACCGTGCCCAGCTCGAACGCTATATCGACGAGGCGGTGGTGGTCTCGGGCGACAGCCCGGTGCTGCTCGACAGCTATCTTTCGGGCGCGGTCGAACTTGACGTGGATGCGCTCTGCGACGGGACGGACGTTCATGTCGCCGGCATCATGCAGCATATCGAGGAGGCCGGCGTGCATTCGGGCGACAGCGCCTGTTCGCTGCCGCCCCATTCGCTGCCGCGCGACATCATCGACCGCATCAAGGTCCAGACCGAGGCGCTGGCCCATGCGCTGAACGTGGTCGGGCTCATGAACGTGCAATTCGCGGTCAAGGACGACGACATCTACCTGATCGAGGTCAACCCGCGCGCGTCGCGCACCGTGCCGTTCGTCGCCAAGGCGACCGACAGCGCCATTGCCGCCATCGCCGCGCGCATCATGGCCGGGGAAAAGCTGGCCGATTTCCCGATGCGCCCGCCCTATGCGACCGATCAGGATTACGACACGCCGCTGCCGCTCGCCGATCCGATGACGCTCGCCGATCCCGACATGCCGTGGTTTTCGGTCAAGGAAGCGGTGCTGCCCTTTGCCCGCTTCCCCGGCGTGGATACGATCCTCGGCCCCGAGATGCGCTCGACCGGCGAGGTCATGGGCTGGGACCGCGACTTCCCCCGCGCCTTTCTCAAGGCGCAGATGGCTGCGGGCATGCCTCTGCCCTCCGGCGGGCGCGCCTTCATCTCGATTCGGGACGCCGACAAGACCGCGCTCATGCTCGAGGCGGCGACCATCCTCACCGGGCTCGGCTTCGAACTCGTCGCGACACGCGGCACGCAGGGATGGCTGGCCGAAAACGGCATTTCCTGCGGCACCGTCAACAAGGTCTACGAGGGGCGCCCCCATATCGTGGACATGCTGAAGGACGGCGAGGTGCAACTGGTGATGAACTCGACCGAAGGGGCGCAGGCGGTCGAGGATTCACGCGGTATCCGCTCGGTCGCGCTTTACGACAAGATCCCCTATTTCACCACCGCCGCCGCAAGCCATGCGGCCGCGCTGGCGATCAAGGCCCAGGCCGAGGGCAACGTGGGGGTAAAGGCGCTGCAGGGCTGA